The following proteins are encoded in a genomic region of Nicotiana sylvestris chromosome 4, ASM39365v2, whole genome shotgun sequence:
- the LOC104230916 gene encoding aldehyde oxidase GLOX-like, with the protein MALIKIQSFCLLFTILILFSLFPSPSSSLSHHHSRRQKQRRHSQSSQQLPTIFRPSFFTSTESGGEWVTLQESIGVSAMHMQLLYNNKVVIFDRTDFGPSNLSLPDGKCRYNDEALDVDCTAHSLLYDVSSNTFRPLMVQTDVWCSSGAVNSDGTLIQTGGYHAGDHKIRLFSPCDDVDDCDWTELPQNLTVQRWYASDHILPDGRVIIVGGRRAFSYEFFPKNVNNNDGVFYLQFLKETTDFKEENNLYPFLYILPDGNLYMFANQRSVVLDYVNNRIVKEFPVIPGEKRSYPATGSSVMLPLRLSAGDSAQNPVVEVMICGGASGGAYIKAQKGVFVRASSTCGRMRLTDPDPKWVMEDMPMGRVMPDMLLLPTGDVIILNGASKGTAGWENAFDPVLNPVLYSPNEPDPSKRFSVLNPSTIPRMYHSSVTLLPDGRILVGGSNPHVRYNFTGVRYPTELSLEAFSPPYLAPQNSHLRPSILAVEGQISGFLSYGQQFSITFTLGFYQPEEELMVSMIAPSFTTHSFGMNQRLLVLDILEIEQLSMFAYKVTVVAPPSRNIAPPGYYMIFVVHQNVPGQCVWVRIQ; encoded by the coding sequence ATGGCATTGATCAAGATTCAATCTTTTTGTTTGCTCTTCACAATCTTgattcttttctcccttttccCTTCACCATCATCATCGTTATCTCACCATCATAGCCGCCGCCAAAAACAGCGCCGCCATAGCCAAAGTTCACAGCAGCTTCCCACTATTTTTCGTCCATCTTTTTTCACATCAACTGAAAGTGGCGGTGAATGGGTTACTTTACAAGAATCAATCGGCGTCTCCGCCATGCACATGCAACTTCTCTACAACAACAAAGTCGTCATCTTTGACCGAACCGACTTCGGCCCTTCTAATCTCTCCCTTCCCGACGGCAAATGCCGCTATAACGACGAGGCCCTTGACGTTGACTGCACTGCTCATTCTCTCCTTTACGACGTTTCATCAAACACTTTTCGTCCTCTTATGGTTCAAACTGACGTTTGGTGTTCATCCGGCGCCGTTAATTCTGACGGCACACTTATTCAAACCGGTGGATATCATGCCGGCGACCACAAAATACGTTTATTTTCACCGTGTGATGATGTTGACGACTGTGATTGGACTGAATTACCGCAGAATTTAACTGTCCAAAGATGGTATGCTTCTGATCATATATTACCAGATGGACGTGTGATTATTGTTGGTGGAAGAAGAGCTTTTAGCTACGAATTTTTTCCCAAGAATGTGAATAATAATGATGGTGTTTTTTATTTACAATTCTTGAAGGAAACTACTGACTTTAAAGAAGAAAACAATCTTTATCCATTCTTGTACATTTTACCCGACGGGAATCTTTATATGTTTGCAAACCAAAGGTCTGTAGTATTGGATTATGTGAATAATAGGATTGTGAAGGAGTTTCCGGTGATTCCCGGTGAAAAAAGGAGTTATCCGGCAACTGGGTCGTCGGTAATGCTGCCGTTACGTTTAAGTGCCGGCGACTCAGCTCAGAATCCGGTGGTGGAGGTGATGATTTGCGGCGGCGCGTCGGGTGGCGCTTATATTAAAGCGCAGAAGGGTGTGTTCGTGCGGGCTTCGAGCACGTGTGGGCGGATGAGGCTGACAGATCCAGATCCTAAATGGGTCATGGAGGATATGCCTATGGGTCGGGTCATGCCCGATATGCTGTTGTTACCCACTGGAGATGTGATCATACTGAATGGGGCATCAAAAGGAACAGCCGGGTGGGAGAATGCATTTGACCCGGTACTGAACCCGGTTCTTTACAGCCCAAACGAACCCGACCCGAGTAAGAGATTCAGTGTTCTCAACCCTAGTACAATTCCAAGAATGTACCACTCATCAGTTACCTTATTGCCAGATGGCAGAATATTAGTAGGTGGAAGTAATCCACACGTAAGGTACAACTTCACAGGCGTAAGGTACCCTACAGAGTTGAGCTTAGAAGCATTTTCACCACCCTATTTAGCCCCACAAAACTCTCATCTACGCCCTTCAATCCTAGCCGTTGAGGGACAAATCAGTGGTTTCCTATCGTATGGTCAGCAATTCTCCATCACCTTCACGTTGGGGTTTTACCAGCCTGAGGAAGAGCTCATGGTAAGCATGATTGCACCCTCATTTACTACACACTCATTCGGGATGAATCAGAGGTTACTGGTTTTGGACATATTGGAAATTGAACAGCTCTCTATGTTTGCGTATAAAGTTACGGTGGTTGCACCTCCATCGCGTAATATTGCACCTCCtggatattatatgatttttGTTGTTCATCAAAATGTTCCTGGTCAATGTGTTTGGGTAAGGATACAGTGA